A genomic region of Azoarcus sp. KH32C contains the following coding sequences:
- a CDS encoding YgiQ family radical SAM protein: MSRAEMKALGWDECDVVLITGDAYLDHPSFGMALVGRLLEAQGFRVGILSQPDWKSAEPFRALGKPRLFFGITAGNMDSMVNRYTSDRKIRSDDAYTPGAEAGKRPDRAVTVYAQRAREAFPDANIVIGSIEASLRRIAHYDYWSDKVRRSVLPDSKADLLIFGNAERALVDLTHRLAAGEPIESIRDLRGTAFMVKPGWLPNDEWSEIDSLTLDRPGHIDAHPDPYAMEAEKAAAPAAEGAQPVRIVPAAERVAARKAARGKTVVRMPSYEAVVADPVMYAHASRVFHLESNPGNARALVQAHGEGPGRRDVWLNPPPLPLTTPEMDFVYGLSYARKPHPSYGDARIPAWDMIKFSINIMRGCFGGCTFCSITEHEGRIIQSRSEESILHEIEEIRDKTPDFKGHITDLGGPTANMYRMACKDKKIETSCRRLSCVYPGICENLKTDHAPLISLYRKARELPGVKRVTIGSGLRYDLAVRSPEYVKELVTHHVSGLLKIAPEHTEEGPLSKMMKPGIGTYEKFAEMFEKYSAQAGKKQHLVPYFIAAHPGTTDEDMVNLALWLKRQGFKPDQVQTFMPTPMAMATTMYHSRRNPLRKVSADSEIVETARAGKVRKLHKALLRWHDPENWPLIREALQHMGRNDLIGNGSNCLVPRHQPGVPLAAGGPQAAAHRSGAGSRVTTVGKASRDGQPSKARPCSRSSRPAADGKPARTAKRRA; encoded by the coding sequence ATGTCCCGCGCGGAGATGAAGGCGCTCGGCTGGGACGAGTGCGACGTCGTGCTCATCACCGGCGACGCCTACCTGGACCATCCGAGCTTCGGCATGGCGCTCGTCGGGCGGCTCCTCGAAGCGCAGGGCTTTCGCGTGGGCATCCTCAGCCAGCCGGACTGGAAGAGCGCCGAGCCCTTCCGTGCGCTCGGCAAGCCGCGTCTCTTCTTCGGGATCACGGCCGGCAACATGGATTCGATGGTCAACCGCTACACCTCCGACCGCAAGATCCGCTCCGACGACGCCTATACGCCGGGCGCCGAAGCGGGCAAGCGACCCGACCGCGCGGTGACCGTCTACGCCCAGCGCGCGCGTGAAGCCTTCCCGGACGCCAACATCGTCATCGGCAGCATCGAAGCGTCGCTGCGCCGCATCGCGCATTACGACTACTGGTCCGACAAGGTCCGCCGCTCGGTGCTGCCGGATTCGAAGGCGGACTTGCTGATCTTCGGCAACGCCGAGCGTGCGCTCGTGGATCTCACGCATCGCCTCGCGGCCGGCGAACCCATCGAATCGATCCGCGACCTGCGCGGCACGGCCTTCATGGTGAAGCCTGGCTGGCTGCCGAACGACGAATGGAGCGAGATCGATTCGCTCACGCTCGATCGCCCGGGCCACATCGACGCGCATCCCGACCCCTACGCAATGGAAGCCGAGAAGGCCGCCGCGCCTGCTGCGGAAGGCGCCCAGCCGGTACGGATCGTTCCCGCGGCCGAGCGCGTCGCCGCCCGCAAAGCCGCCCGCGGCAAGACCGTCGTGCGCATGCCGTCCTACGAGGCGGTCGTCGCCGACCCCGTGATGTACGCCCACGCCTCGCGCGTCTTCCACCTCGAATCGAATCCCGGCAACGCCCGCGCGCTGGTGCAGGCGCACGGCGAAGGCCCGGGGCGCCGCGACGTGTGGCTCAACCCGCCGCCGCTGCCGCTCACCACGCCCGAGATGGACTTCGTCTACGGCCTGTCCTACGCCCGCAAGCCCCATCCGTCCTACGGCGACGCGCGCATCCCGGCCTGGGATATGATCAAGTTCTCGATCAACATCATGCGCGGCTGCTTCGGCGGCTGCACCTTCTGCTCGATCACCGAGCACGAGGGGCGCATCATCCAGAGCCGTTCCGAGGAATCGATCCTCCACGAGATCGAGGAAATCCGCGACAAGACGCCGGACTTCAAGGGCCATATCACCGACCTCGGCGGCCCGACCGCGAACATGTACCGCATGGCCTGCAAGGACAAGAAGATCGAGACCTCATGTCGGCGCCTGTCCTGCGTCTATCCGGGCATCTGCGAGAACCTGAAGACCGACCACGCGCCGCTGATCTCGCTCTATCGCAAGGCGCGCGAGCTGCCCGGCGTCAAGCGTGTGACGATCGGCTCCGGCCTGCGCTACGACCTCGCCGTGCGTTCGCCCGAGTATGTGAAGGAACTCGTCACGCACCACGTCAGCGGCCTGCTGAAGATCGCGCCCGAGCACACCGAGGAAGGGCCGCTCTCGAAGATGATGAAGCCGGGCATCGGCACCTACGAGAAGTTCGCCGAAATGTTCGAGAAGTACTCCGCGCAGGCCGGCAAGAAGCAGCACCTCGTGCCTTACTTCATCGCCGCGCACCCCGGCACGACCGACGAGGACATGGTCAATCTCGCGCTGTGGCTCAAGCGCCAGGGCTTCAAGCCCGACCAGGTGCAGACCTTCATGCCGACGCCGATGGCGATGGCGACGACGATGTACCACAGCCGCCGCAACCCCCTGCGCAAGGTGTCGGCGGACTCCGAGATCGTCGAGACCGCACGCGCCGGCAAGGTGAGGAAGCTGCACAAGGCGCTGCTGCGCTGGCACGACCCCGAGAACTGGCCGCTGATCCGCGAGGCCCTGCAGCACATGGGGCGCAACGACCTGATCGGCAACGGATCGAACTGCCTCGTACCGCGCCACCAGCCCGGCGTGCCGCTCGCTGCCGGCGGTCCGCAAGCAGCGGCACACCGTTCCGGCGCCGGCTCGCGCGTGACGACGGTCGGAAAGGCGAGCCGTGACGGCCAGCCGTCGAAGGCGAGGCCGTGCAGCCGCAGCAGTCGGCCGGCCGCCGACGGGAAGCCGGCACGTACGGCGAAGCGCCGCGCATGA
- the ampD gene encoding 1,6-anhydro-N-acetylmuramyl-L-alanine amidase AmpD has product MSSRMAGEGATTVLRDGWLDAAESCPSPNFDARPEGTVVNLIVVHAISLPPDEFGGPGVQQLFTNSLDPAAHPYYATICHLRVSAHFFIRRDGSLMQFVSTDERAWHAGASRWRDRERCNDFSIGVELEGCDTMPFEPAQYDCLAALVRDLCSHYPIEAVTGHSDIAPGRKTDPGRCFDWPRLRRLADVSGLHCGPL; this is encoded by the coding sequence ATGAGCAGCCGGATGGCCGGCGAAGGGGCGACGACCGTCTTGCGCGACGGCTGGCTCGATGCGGCCGAGTCCTGCCCCTCGCCGAACTTTGACGCCCGTCCGGAAGGCACGGTCGTGAACCTGATCGTCGTGCACGCGATCAGCCTGCCGCCCGACGAATTCGGCGGCCCCGGCGTACAGCAGCTTTTCACCAACTCGCTGGATCCGGCCGCGCATCCGTACTACGCGACGATCTGCCATCTGCGCGTGTCGGCGCACTTCTTCATCCGTCGCGACGGCAGCCTGATGCAGTTCGTGTCGACCGACGAGCGTGCCTGGCACGCCGGCGCCTCGCGCTGGCGCGATCGCGAACGCTGCAACGACTTCTCGATCGGAGTCGAGCTCGAAGGCTGCGACACGATGCCTTTCGAGCCCGCGCAATACGATTGCCTCGCCGCCCTCGTACGGGACCTGTGTTCGCACTACCCGATCGAGGCCGTTACCGGGCATTCGGACATCGCTCCGGGCCGGAAAACCGACCCCGGCCGCTGTTTCGACTGGCCCCGTCTGCGTCGCTTGGCGGACGTTTCGGGCCTCCACTGCGGGCCTCTTTGA